A section of the Telopea speciosissima isolate NSW1024214 ecotype Mountain lineage chromosome 3, Tspe_v1, whole genome shotgun sequence genome encodes:
- the LOC122654169 gene encoding protein NLRC3, producing NTRRRRIRPCAPYAFLSQLHLHLQHHHQQWVQVPLQLFSSRLIPRLLLLSFVTPSRIAKSLIQLSFPYLVVLQIVFRVHSPRNDVENGLIDGYRAKLVTFPNSLPFLLKRRSYLKFKNFVPKAASRPDGGSSRTPGGRRVYKQSQGVRPSPRVPAQELVSLVVPAGVFVVVTFVIWKLVEKLLLPKSGRASTEENKSSVPGIKWSFAPGTNLSQGNSFKIERESRQRLNDFAKELRSFRNVDMSGCNFGDEGLFFLAESLGYNQSAEEVDFSANGITEAGVKAFDGILQSNFVLKSLNLSGNPIGDGGAKCLSDILVGNSGIQKLQLNSTGLSDEGAKAISEMLKKNSSLRVLELDNNMIDYSGFTSLAGSLLENNTIRTIHLNGNYGGALGAAALAKGIEGNKSLRELRLHGNSIGNEGVRALMAGLSAHKGKVTLLDIGNNEISPKAAFHVAEYIKKSKSLLWLNLYMNDIGDEGAERIADALKHNRTITTVDLGGNNIHASGVNAIAQVLKDNPVIKTLDLGYNPFGPDGAKGLSEVLKFHGKIETLKLGWCQIGVKGAEFIADTLKYNTTISTLDLRANGIGDEGAIRLAQSLKVVNEVLTSLDLGYNEIRDKGAFAIAQALKANDDVAITSLNLANNFFTKYGQSALTDARDLVYEMSEKEVNIFF from the exons AACACTCGTAGGCGCAGGATAAGACCCTGCGCCCCGTATGCCTTCCTCTCTCAACTGCACCTTCACTTGcagcaccaccatcaacaaTGGGTTCAAGTTCCACTTCAATTATTTTCCTCTCGTCTCATCCCAAGGTTGCTGCTTCTCTCATTTGTTACTCCTTCGCGTATCGCAAAATCCCTCATCCAGTTATCCTTTCCCTATCTTGTGGTTTTGCAGATAGTATTTCGCGTCCATTCTCCAAGGAACGATGTAGAAAACGGATTGATCGATGGCTACCGTGCGAAGCTTGTTACATTTCCCAattctctcccttttctcttGAAGAGAAGAAGTTATCTTAAATTCAAGAATTTCGTACCAAAGGCTGCGTCTCGGCCTGATGGAGGTTCGAGCCGAACGCCTGGAGGTCGGAGGGTGTATAAGCAATCACAAGGCGTCAGGCCTTCCCCTCGAGTTCCCGCTCAGGAGCTCGTCTCTTTGGTTGTACCGGCAGGCGTATTTGTAGTTGTCACATTCG TTATATGGAAGCTGGTGGAAAAATTGCTTCTGCCAAAATCAGGGCGAGCTTCAACAGAGGAAAACAAATCTTCCGTACCAGGAATCAAATGGTCATTTGCTCCGGGCACAAATTTGTCACAAGGCAATAGTTTCAAGATTGAAAGGGAGTCCAGACAAAGGCTGAATGATTTTGCCAAAGAACTTAGGTCTTTCAGAAACGTTGACATGTCAG GTTGCAACTTCGGGGATGAGGGACTTTTCTTTCTTGCTGAGAGCTTAGGTTACAATCAG AGTGCAGAGGAAGTGGATTTCTCTGCTAATGGAATAACTGAAGCAGGAGTGAAGGCATTTGATGgtatccttcaatcaaattttgttttgaagagCCTTAATCTTTCTGGAAACCCCATAGGAGATGGAGGAGCCAAG TGTCTGTCTGATATTTTGGTGGGAAATAGTGGTATTCAAAAGCTTCAGTTGAATAGTACTGGTCTGAGTGATGAG GGAGCAAAGGCTATTTCAGAGATgctgaaaaaaaattcaagctTGCGTGTTCTTGAGTTGGACAACAATATGATAGACTATTCT GGATTTACAAGTCTTGCTGGGTCACTTCTTGAGAATAACACAATTCGGACGATACATCTCAA TGGCAATTATGGTGGTGCTCTTGGTGCTGCTGCTCTAGCTAAAGGGATTGAGGGCAACAAGTCTTTGAGG GAGCTTCGCCTGCATGGAAACTCAATTGGCAATGAAGGAGTACGGGCTCTGATGGCAGGTTTATCTGCACATAAAG GTAAAGTTACACTTTTAGACATTGGCAACAACGAGATTAGTCCGAAAGCTGCCTTCCATGTTGCTGAATATATCAAGAAAAGCAAGAGCCTGTTATGGTTGAATCTTTACATGAATGACATTGGTGACGAG GGGGCTGAAAGAATTGCTGATGCTTTGAAACATAATCGTACGATAACAACGGTAGATTTG GGTGGAAATAATATCCATGCAAGTGGGGTCAATGCCATtgcccaagttttgaaagaTAATCCTGTCATTAAGACT TTGGATCTTGGGTATAATCCCTTTGGACCAGATGGTGCAAAAGGTCTATCTGAAGTGCTTAAGTTTCATGGGAAGATAGAAACACTCAAGCTTGGGTGGTGTCAG ATTGGAGTGAAGGGAGCAGAGTTCATTGCAGATACTCTGAAATATAATACAACCATATCGACATTGGATTTGCGGGCCAACGGGATCGGAGATGAA GGTGCAATTCGTCTTGCTCAGAGCTTGAAAGTCGTTAATGAAGTGTTAACTTCTCTTGATTTAGGATATAATGAAATAAGA GATAAGGGGGCATTTGCTATTGCTCAAGCACTGAAGGCAAATGACGATGTTGCAATCACATCCTTGAACCTTGCCAACAACTTCTTTACGAAATATGGGCAG AGTGCTCTGACAGATGCTAGAGACCTTGTATATGAGATGAGTGAAAAAGAGGTCAACATTTTTTTCTAG
- the LOC122654163 gene encoding gibberellin-regulated protein 11-like — MVTVTLFVCVNVAQVSSLTVLESELVHFNQVVVRGGHRRLMQYIDCDGLCKVRCSLHSRPNVCTRACGTCCRRCKCVPPGTSGNKGKCGSCYTDMKTHGNKPKCP; from the exons atggtgacgGTGACTTTGTTCGTCTGTGTTAACGTTGCACAG GTTTCATCCCTCACCGTACTGGAAAGCGAACTCGTCCATTTTAACCAGGTG GTGGTGAGAGGTGGGCACAGGAGGCTCATGCAGTATATAG ATTGTGATGGATTGTGCAAGGTGAGGTGTAGCCTGCACTCGAGGCCAAACGTGTGCACAAGAGCATGTGGCACTTGCTGTCGGAGGTGCAAATGTGTTCCTCCGGGGACTTCTGGAAATAAGGGAAAGTGTGGGAGCTGCTACACTGATATGAAAACCCATGGGAACAAGCCTAAGTGCCCATAG